The following are encoded in a window of Mycolicibacterium tusciae JS617 genomic DNA:
- a CDS encoding hydrogenase maturation nickel metallochaperone HypA, whose product MHELSLCHAIAGVVRPYAADRRVDVVRVQIGALRQVVPDSLSFCWTLVREHECMPDAELELELVPAEVVCRSCARRSEIVSRWSVCCPECDSGDVEVVRGQEFQVTSLDVRDA is encoded by the coding sequence GTGCATGAGCTGTCGCTGTGCCATGCGATCGCCGGCGTCGTCAGGCCCTATGCCGCCGATCGGCGTGTCGATGTTGTGCGTGTACAGATCGGCGCTCTCCGGCAAGTCGTGCCCGACTCGTTGTCCTTCTGCTGGACCCTCGTCCGCGAACACGAGTGCATGCCCGATGCAGAGCTCGAACTCGAATTGGTTCCCGCCGAGGTGGTATGTCGCTCGTGTGCCCGACGGTCGGAGATCGTCTCACGGTGGTCCGTGTGCTGTCCGGAATGCGACAGCGGCGACGTCGAGGTGGTCAGGGGCCAGGAGTTCCAGGTGACGTCCCTGGATGTGCGTGATGCGTGA
- the gap gene encoding type I glyceraldehyde-3-phosphate dehydrogenase has protein sequence MTIRVGVNGFGRIGRNFYRALAAQKAEGASTDIEVVAVNDLTDNVTLAHLLKFDSILGRLPEDVSLDGDDTIVVGSTKVKSLHVKEGPAALPWGELGVDVVVESTGIFTNAAKAKGHLDAGAKKVIISAPASDEDITIVFGVNDDKYDGSQNIISNASCTTNCLGPLAKVLNDEFGIVKGLMTTIHAYTQDQNLQDGPHKDLRRARAGALNIVPTSTGAAKAIGLVLPELKGKLDGYALRVPIPTGSATDLTVHLAKAAGVEEINAAMKAAAEGPMKGILKYYDAPIVSSDIVTDPHSSIFDSGLTKVIDNQAKVVSWYDNEWGYSNRLVDLVALVGKSL, from the coding sequence GTGACGATCCGGGTGGGCGTCAACGGTTTCGGCCGGATTGGACGCAATTTCTATCGGGCGCTGGCGGCGCAAAAGGCAGAGGGCGCGAGCACCGATATCGAGGTCGTGGCGGTCAACGACTTGACCGATAACGTCACGTTGGCGCATTTGTTGAAGTTCGATTCGATCCTGGGCCGCCTGCCCGAGGACGTCAGCCTGGACGGTGACGACACGATCGTCGTCGGCAGCACAAAGGTCAAGTCGCTGCATGTCAAGGAGGGTCCCGCGGCCCTTCCCTGGGGTGAGCTGGGTGTCGACGTCGTGGTCGAGTCGACCGGCATCTTCACCAACGCGGCGAAGGCCAAGGGGCATCTTGATGCGGGCGCGAAGAAGGTGATCATTTCCGCGCCTGCCAGCGATGAGGACATCACCATCGTGTTCGGTGTCAACGATGACAAGTACGACGGCAGCCAGAACATCATCTCCAACGCGTCGTGCACGACGAACTGCCTGGGTCCGCTGGCCAAGGTGCTCAACGATGAGTTCGGCATCGTCAAGGGCCTGATGACGACAATCCACGCCTACACGCAGGACCAGAACCTGCAGGACGGCCCGCACAAGGACCTGCGCCGGGCCCGCGCCGGCGCGCTGAACATCGTGCCGACCTCCACCGGTGCGGCCAAGGCGATCGGTCTGGTGCTGCCGGAGCTCAAGGGCAAGCTCGACGGGTACGCGCTGCGCGTGCCGATCCCCACCGGCTCGGCCACCGATCTCACGGTCCATTTGGCCAAGGCGGCAGGTGTCGAGGAGATCAACGCCGCGATGAAGGCCGCTGCCGAGGGTCCGATGAAGGGCATCCTGAAGTACTATGACGCACCCATCGTGTCGAGCGACATCGTCACCGATCCGCATAGCTCGATCTTCGACTCGGGCCTGACCAAGGTGATCGACAATCAGGCCAAGGTGGTTTCTTGGTACGACAACGAGTGGGGTTATTCCAACCGTCTCGTCGATCTGGTCGCACTGGTCGGTAAGTCGCTGTAA
- a CDS encoding HypC/HybG/HupF family hydrogenase formation chaperone yields MCLGVPGKVTAIWEAAGTRMSTVDFGGSTKTVCLAYLPDMEVGEYTIVHAGYAISRLDEESALETRKMFDDLGLLEDEDGCASSA; encoded by the coding sequence ATGTGCCTCGGAGTTCCCGGCAAGGTGACCGCCATCTGGGAGGCTGCGGGCACTCGGATGTCGACCGTCGACTTCGGCGGCAGCACCAAGACCGTCTGTCTGGCCTATCTGCCGGACATGGAGGTCGGGGAATACACGATTGTCCACGCCGGCTACGCGATCAGCCGCCTCGACGAGGAATCGGCGTTGGAGACGCGGAAGATGTTCGACGATCTGGGCCTCCTCGAGGATGAGGATGGCTGCGCGTCCAGCGCATGA
- the tkt gene encoding transketolase, translating to MTTAPSETLSWTAEIDQLAIKTLRFLAADGVEAANSGHPGLPLGTSPIAWVLWSRHLRHDPADPRWPDRDRFILSAGHGSMLLYALLHVFGYDMPIEELRRFRQLGSRTPGHPEFGHTPGVETTTGPLGQGLANAVGMALAERMLAARCNTEDHTVVDHRTWVLAGDGDLMEGISHEAASLAGRLQLGKLTVIFDDNDITIDGPARQSCADDAEARFAAYGWQVLAVEDGNDIAALDRAFATASESEDRPTFIRVRTTIGYGAPGVEGTSKAHGSPLGSETLAAMRKRLGWSEAPFQVPVAVGAIAAAVAVKGAAVHADWANTHARWQADHAQLSADFPLDATPEPDDLSVLTPLSDGATAGGKTATRKASGAALNALAAVYPGLVGGSADLAGSTNTAIPGGDVGPGEYAGRTIHFGIREHAMAAVMNGITLHGGLRPFGSTFLVFADYLRPALRLSALMKRPVIYVFTHDSVHVGEDGPTHQPIEQLESLRLIPGLTVLRPADAAETALAWELAAANVDGPTALVLSRQDLPILGGAGLDEIRSNGARVVRAQPGHGDVVLAASGSEVALALDAADVLAESGVAATVVSVMWRERLDEAVRNGRHALPDVPVVWIEAGVPVGWRALAGPRDTVIGIERFGESGKGRDVAAHLGLTPTAVADAALRGITDDVSESEQSAISDA from the coding sequence ATGACCACCGCACCCAGCGAAACGCTCTCGTGGACAGCCGAGATTGATCAGTTGGCGATCAAAACGTTGCGGTTCCTGGCGGCCGACGGCGTTGAAGCGGCCAACAGCGGTCATCCGGGACTGCCGCTGGGCACCAGCCCGATCGCCTGGGTCTTGTGGTCGCGGCACCTGCGCCACGACCCGGCCGATCCACGCTGGCCGGATCGCGACAGGTTCATCCTGTCGGCCGGCCACGGCTCGATGCTGCTGTACGCATTGCTGCACGTGTTCGGTTACGACATGCCGATCGAGGAGCTGCGGCGGTTTCGCCAGCTCGGTTCCCGCACCCCCGGGCACCCCGAGTTCGGCCACACCCCCGGTGTGGAGACGACGACGGGCCCCCTCGGACAGGGGCTGGCCAACGCGGTCGGCATGGCGCTGGCCGAGCGGATGCTCGCCGCGCGGTGCAACACCGAGGATCACACCGTCGTCGACCACCGGACCTGGGTTCTGGCCGGTGACGGTGACCTGATGGAGGGTATCTCGCATGAGGCGGCATCCCTTGCGGGTCGGTTACAGCTCGGGAAGCTGACCGTCATCTTCGATGACAATGACATCACCATCGACGGTCCGGCGCGGCAGAGCTGCGCCGACGACGCCGAGGCGCGGTTCGCGGCGTACGGCTGGCAAGTACTTGCCGTCGAGGACGGTAACGACATTGCGGCGCTTGACCGAGCGTTCGCCACGGCAAGCGAATCCGAGGACCGTCCGACGTTCATCCGGGTGCGCACCACGATCGGTTATGGCGCACCCGGCGTAGAAGGCACCTCGAAGGCTCACGGCAGCCCGCTGGGTTCAGAGACATTGGCCGCTATGCGCAAACGGCTGGGCTGGTCGGAGGCACCCTTCCAGGTGCCAGTCGCGGTCGGCGCCATCGCGGCCGCTGTTGCCGTGAAGGGTGCCGCGGTCCACGCCGATTGGGCCAACACGCATGCCCGGTGGCAGGCCGATCACGCACAACTGTCCGCGGACTTTCCCCTCGACGCCACACCGGAACCCGACGACCTCAGCGTCTTGACCCCGCTCTCCGATGGGGCGACAGCTGGCGGCAAAACCGCGACCCGCAAGGCCTCCGGCGCCGCTCTCAACGCGCTCGCGGCCGTGTACCCGGGACTCGTCGGCGGCTCTGCGGACTTGGCCGGGTCGACGAATACCGCCATCCCCGGCGGGGACGTCGGCCCCGGCGAGTACGCCGGGCGCACCATCCATTTCGGAATCCGCGAGCACGCGATGGCCGCGGTGATGAACGGAATCACGCTGCACGGCGGGCTGCGGCCGTTCGGCAGCACATTCCTGGTGTTCGCCGATTACCTGCGGCCGGCGTTACGCCTCTCGGCGCTGATGAAACGGCCCGTGATCTACGTGTTCACCCACGATTCGGTGCATGTTGGAGAGGACGGACCCACCCATCAGCCGATCGAGCAGCTCGAGTCACTTCGGCTGATACCCGGCCTGACCGTATTGCGGCCCGCCGATGCCGCCGAGACCGCGCTGGCATGGGAGCTGGCGGCGGCCAATGTTGACGGGCCCACCGCACTGGTGCTGAGCCGCCAGGATCTTCCCATCCTGGGCGGCGCTGGACTCGACGAGATTCGCAGCAACGGCGCGCGGGTTGTCCGCGCCCAGCCTGGCCACGGCGATGTGGTGCTGGCGGCCAGCGGATCCGAGGTTGCTCTCGCACTCGATGCCGCTGACGTCCTGGCGGAGAGCGGTGTGGCGGCCACGGTGGTCTCGGTGATGTGGCGCGAACGCCTCGACGAGGCCGTGCGCAACGGGCGGCACGCGCTGCCGGACGTGCCTGTGGTGTGGATCGAGGCCGGCGTGCCAGTCGGCTGGCGCGCGCTTGCCGGTCCCCGCGATACGGTCATCGGCATTGAGCGGTTCGGCGAGAGCGGCAAAGGTCGCGACGTGGCCGCGCACCTCGGCCTGACGCCGACCGCCGTCGCGGACGCCGCGCTACGAGGCATCACGGACGACGTCAGCGAATCGGAGCAGTCCGCGATCTCCGATGCCTGA
- a CDS encoding phosphoglycerate kinase: MDVKSLEDLLAEGVSGRGVLVRSDLNVPLDDEGTITDEGRIVASVPTLKELSDAAARVVVTAHLGRPKDGPAPEFSLAPVAQALGERLGRHVQLAGDVVGSDALARAEGLTDGDILLLENIRFDPRETGKDDADRLALAKQLVELVGHDGAFVSDGFGVVHRKQASVYDVATLLPHYAGTLVAAEINVLEQLTSSTERPYAVVLGGSKVSDKLAVIENLAAKADSIVIGGGMCFTFLASQGISVGTSLLEEGMIDTCRQLLETYGDVILLPVDIVVAEKFAVDATPQVVAANQIPDGAMGLDVGPDSVQRFTALLAEAKTIFWNGPVGVFEFPAFAAGTKGVAEAIVGATAKGAFSVVGGGDSAAAVRRLGLPEDGFSHISTGGGASLEYLEGKKLPGIEVLST, translated from the coding sequence ATGGATGTCAAGTCGCTCGAAGACCTACTCGCAGAAGGGGTTTCGGGCAGGGGCGTGCTGGTGCGCTCCGACCTGAACGTCCCGCTCGACGACGAGGGCACCATCACCGACGAAGGCCGGATCGTGGCCTCGGTGCCCACGCTGAAGGAGCTGTCCGACGCCGCGGCGCGGGTTGTCGTGACCGCGCATCTCGGGCGGCCCAAGGACGGTCCGGCTCCGGAGTTCTCGTTGGCCCCGGTCGCCCAGGCGCTGGGGGAGCGGTTGGGCCGCCATGTCCAGCTGGCCGGTGATGTGGTCGGCTCGGATGCGCTGGCGCGTGCTGAAGGATTGACCGACGGCGACATCCTGCTCCTGGAGAACATCCGCTTCGATCCGCGCGAGACCGGCAAGGACGATGCCGACCGGCTGGCATTGGCCAAGCAACTGGTCGAACTCGTCGGCCATGACGGCGCTTTCGTCTCCGATGGGTTCGGTGTTGTGCACCGCAAGCAGGCCTCCGTGTATGACGTCGCGACGCTGCTGCCGCACTACGCGGGCACGCTGGTCGCCGCCGAGATCAACGTGCTTGAGCAGCTGACCAGCTCGACCGAGCGGCCGTATGCGGTGGTGCTCGGGGGGTCGAAGGTATCGGACAAGCTGGCGGTTATCGAAAACCTGGCGGCCAAGGCCGACAGCATCGTCATCGGTGGTGGGATGTGTTTCACGTTCCTTGCCTCCCAGGGTATTTCGGTCGGCACCTCGCTGCTCGAAGAGGGCATGATCGACACCTGCCGCCAGCTGTTGGAGACATACGGCGATGTGATCCTTCTGCCGGTCGACATCGTCGTCGCGGAGAAATTCGCCGTAGACGCCACCCCGCAGGTCGTCGCGGCCAACCAGATCCCGGACGGCGCGATGGGCCTCGACGTTGGCCCGGATTCGGTGCAGCGGTTCACAGCGCTGCTGGCCGAGGCCAAAACCATTTTCTGGAACGGCCCGGTGGGGGTGTTCGAGTTCCCGGCGTTCGCCGCGGGCACCAAGGGCGTCGCCGAGGCGATCGTCGGTGCGACCGCCAAGGGTGCGTTCAGCGTCGTCGGCGGCGGGGACTCCGCCGCGGCGGTACGCCGGCTCGGCCTGCCCGAAGACGGCTTCTCGCACATTTCGACCGGTGGCGGGGCGTCGCTGGAATACCTTGAGGGCAAGAAGCTGCCCGGCATCGAAGTGCTGAGCACGTGA